The following coding sequences lie in one Apium graveolens cultivar Ventura chromosome 1, ASM990537v1, whole genome shotgun sequence genomic window:
- the LOC141708553 gene encoding uncharacterized protein LOC141708553, with product MASVTLPSDPKMSEIVDVSFPSQETPIQMASVFLPKFILLKSRFSPNLLGCVKGNPDSIKDYVKFYAERVGMLEAKFEVHRSATGNGMVHIRNCYNNRYLVLNDTNDAVVAKAETTEEDQSKRSCTLFRPTGNANSTRLINVHLGKNVSFWRTTGLYEGCLLAQYTSNAADLSDVFNVIDWESLVILPRYVAFQNANKFLKSVTYKKHEHLQFDLNKVDDNPILSTNEIIQTANSSIHIRSLHFQKYWNERGWIRPELVTPDNTTLFEAIKLTDDTIALKTVAVNRFCNRVPNRDNKKNYLARDPSSIIPESRFKVVEAVSSRTISNYQYHLMNARIYNETIDTMSEKVYSNNTSTPELHAYMLQRLQRTTTTWSSSISIRLTATATARIGIPFIKEGKVTVESEYNGELTWNKTTVDETKTTHSYLKMVPAGKKVTMRMVATNGTCDVPFSYTQRDVLYTGETVVTVMDDGIFTGANFYSYKVESLEEPLVKNPGDMETEPEWKPFGMLSPSGKFIPIEEGARVE from the coding sequence ATGGCTTCTGTAACTTTGCCAAGTGACCCAAAAATGAGTGAAATAGTTGATGTATCTTTTCCAAGTCAGGAGACACCGATTCAAATGGCTTCTGTTTTCTTGCCAAAGTTTATTCTGCTCAAGTCAAGATTTAGTCCCAATTTATTGGGATGTGTCAAAGGAAATCCAGACAGCATCAAGGATTATGTCAAGTTTTATGCTGAGCGTGTTGGGATGCTCGAAGCAAAGTTTGAAGTCCACAGATCTGCAACTGGGAATGGAATGGTTCACATTAGGAATTGTTACAACAACCGCTACCTGGTGTTGAACGACACTAATGATGCCGTTGTTGCCAAGGCTGAAACCACTGAGGAAGACCAATCCAAGCGTTCTTGTACGCTGTTCAGGCCTACTGGAAATGCTAATAGCACCCGGCTTATCAATGTTCATCTTGGGAAGAATGTGTCCTTCTGGAGAACTACTGGACTCTATGAGGGATGCTTACTGGCACAGTACACCTCAAATGCTGCGGACCTCTCCGATGTATTCAATGTAATTGATTGGGAGTCGCTGGTGATACTTCCAAGATATGTGGCTTTCCAGAATGCAAATAAATTTCTCAAATCCGTCACTTACAAAAAACATGAACATCTTCAGTTTGATCTAAATAAGGTGGACGACAATCCAATTTTGTCGACCAATGAGATCATCCAGACTGCCAATAGTAGCATTCACATTCGTAGCTTGCACTTTCAAAAATACTGGAACGAACGCGGATGGATTCGGCCTGAATTAGTTACGCCAGATAACACCACACTATTTGAGGCAATCAAATTAACCGATGATACTATTGCTCTTAAAACCGTAGCCGTTAATAGATTCTGCAACAGGGTGCCCAACAGggataataaaaaaaactacctCGCTCGTGATCCTTCTTCAATCATTCCAGAATCCAGATTTAAGGTTGTAGAGGCTGTCTCTTCAAGGACGATCTCTAATTACCAATACCACCTCATGAATGCAAGAATTTACAATGAGACCATCGACACAATGAGCGAGAAAGTATACTCAAACAACACCAGTACTCCCGAGTTGCATGCGTACATGCTCCAACGTCTGCAGAGGACAACCACTACATGGAGCAGCAGTATCTCAATCAGGTTGACTGCGACAGCTACTGCTAGGATAGGCATCCCATTTATCAAGGAAGGTAAAGTAACAGTGGAGAGTGAGTATAATGGAGAGCTTACATGGAATAAAACCACTGTAGACGAAACTAAGACAACCCATAGCTACCTGAAGATGGTACCAGCAGGGAAAAAGGTGACGATGCGAATGGTGGCAACCAATGGTACTTGTGATGTTCCGTTTTCTTACACTCAGCGTGATGTCCTTTATACTGGGGAAACAGTTGTCACAGTGATGGACGACGGCATTTTTACTGGCGCCAATTTCTACTCTTACAAAGTTGAAAGCTTGGAGGAACCACTAGTTAAGAACCCTGGTGACATGGAAACTGAGCCAGAATGGAAGCCGTTTGGTATGCTGTCACCGTCAGGGAAGTTCATTCCTATCGAAGAAGGAGCTCGAGTGGAATGA